From Candidatus Hydrogenedentota bacterium, one genomic window encodes:
- a CDS encoding acetylxylan esterase: MQKDDHARGMQIGRRALLTGGIAGAGLFAAAAGQPKEPQSMQQTVANDLPGRLEGIRAAWLEMMGPFPPEKPALDVQMRRVDDIEGMECHHLSFQSEPGDRVPAYLLVPKGARPGPSPALVCPHPTSAGAGKSQCVGLTGKAPGDPPLPAERSRAYGLELARWGYVTISIDLFGDGERIPEGFTHYDSEPFYKRHPEWSLFGKNAWDCMRAVDVLETLDFVDRARIGCIGHSLGGHTTLCAAAFDGRIAAAISNCGELGWERNTDHWSRPQDPNKKRGPVEDYCYLPKFAPYIEDPERPIPCDFDGLMMLVAPRPLMLQGTEGEFENLGTVERVLRAQEVYHALGAGDRIGMFSFPGEHNFPPGAKRFGFAWLDRWLGHTPALPTIWPGQAV, translated from the coding sequence ATGCAAAAAGATGATCATGCGCGGGGAATGCAGATCGGACGCCGGGCCTTGTTGACCGGCGGGATTGCGGGGGCGGGATTGTTCGCGGCCGCGGCAGGGCAGCCCAAGGAGCCCCAGTCCATGCAACAAACCGTCGCAAACGATTTGCCGGGCCGTTTGGAGGGGATTCGGGCGGCGTGGCTCGAGATGATGGGCCCATTTCCGCCGGAGAAGCCCGCGCTCGATGTCCAGATGCGCCGGGTTGACGATATCGAGGGGATGGAATGCCACCATCTGAGCTTTCAGTCGGAACCCGGCGACCGTGTGCCGGCGTATCTGCTGGTTCCGAAAGGGGCAAGGCCTGGGCCGAGTCCGGCGCTGGTATGCCCGCATCCCACGAGCGCGGGTGCGGGGAAATCCCAATGCGTGGGTTTGACCGGGAAGGCGCCCGGAGACCCTCCGCTGCCGGCGGAGCGTAGCCGCGCCTATGGGTTGGAACTCGCCCGGTGGGGGTATGTGACCATCAGCATCGACCTGTTTGGGGATGGGGAGCGCATTCCTGAGGGGTTTACACATTACGATTCGGAGCCGTTCTACAAGCGCCACCCCGAATGGTCGCTGTTCGGCAAAAATGCGTGGGACTGCATGCGGGCGGTGGACGTGTTGGAGACGCTGGACTTTGTCGACCGCGCGCGCATCGGGTGTATAGGCCATTCGCTGGGCGGGCATACGACACTCTGCGCAGCGGCGTTCGACGGGCGCATTGCCGCGGCTATAAGTAATTGCGGCGAACTGGGTTGGGAACGAAATACCGACCACTGGTCACGTCCGCAGGACCCGAACAAGAAGCGCGGCCCGGTCGAAGACTACTGTTACCTGCCGAAGTTTGCGCCGTACATTGAGGACCCCGAAAGGCCCATTCCCTGCGATTTTGACGGTCTGATGATGCTTGTCGCGCCGCGGCCCCTCATGCTTCAGGGCACCGAAGGGGAATTCGAGAACCTGGGCACGGTCGAGCGGGTGTTGCGCGCACAGGAGGTTTATCATGCGCTTGGCGCGGGCGACCGCATCGGGATGTTCTCGTTTCCGGGGGAACACAATTTCCCGCCCGGTGCTAAGCGTTTCGGGTTTGCGTGGCTTGACCGCTGGCTGGGCCACACGCCTGCGCTCCCCACGATTTGGCCGGGTCAGGCGGTGTAG